The Abditibacteriaceae bacterium sequence CGAGGCGTCGGCACTTAACGCCAAAGCCGGCGATCTTGCCGACGAACTCGAAGCCACGCAGCGCGCGTTGCAGCAAAGCAACGAAGAATACTTTTCGTTGTGGCGCCAGATGAAGAAAACCGAAGCGCGCATTGTCAAATCGCGCCATCGTGTCACCATTGTCACCGCGCGTTACAATGCGCGCCGCGCCCGTTTCGGGCATCGTTTGGCGGCGATGCAGCAAACCGGGCAAATGTCGTATTTGCAAATGTTTCTCGGTTCGCGCACGCTTTCCGACCTCACGCGCCGCGCCCAGCTTTACCAGACAATCACCGAAAACGACGCCGGTTTGCAAGCCGGTTTGCTGCGCGACAAAACCGAACTGCAAGAAGCCAACGCAACGCTGCAACGCCAGTGGCATCACCGCAACTCCCTGCAGCGCGAAGCCGGACGCGAACGCCGCCGTATCATTCTCGCCGAAACGCGGCGCAGCGAAACGCTCAACAAGATTCTTCGTTCGCGCAACGCGATGCTCGCCTATTCACAGGCACAGGAACAATCGAGCAAAGAAATCGAAGGCATGATCGGCGACCTGACTTCACGCCGCGCGGAAATCATCGCGCAGTACGACGCGCAAGCTGCCGCCGAACGCGCTGCACGCCGTGAGCGCTTTGTCGCGGACGATGGCCCACATTACACCGAACGCCGTGTGCGCCGTCGCCGTGTGACGCGTCGGGTGCGCAGCGTTCGTTACGTTCGTCAATCGAGCGGCGAACTGAAGCCGATGCAAGTTTCGCAACTGAAAACTTTTACCGTCACCGAGCCTGTCGAGGATTTGGGTGGGCATTCTGCCGACGACGGGCACGACCATTCGGGTTGGTTCCGTCCGGTGTCGGGCCGTATGTCTTCGCGCTACGGAATGCGCTATCACCCGATTTTGCGCCGCCGCAAGATGCACACTGGTCAGGACATCGCTGCCGGTCAGGGCACTCCTTTCCGCGCCGCACGCGAAGGCCGCGTCCTGTGGAGTGGTTGGAAAAAAGCCTACGGCAACACGGTTATCATCGACCACGGCGACGGCACACAATCGCTATATGGTCATGCGTCCAAGCTGGGCGTGCGCGCCGGTCAGCCGGTGCGCGCCGGAGAATACATCGGCAACGTCGGCTCCACCGGCTATTCCACCGGCCCGCATTTGCATTTCGAAGTGCGCAAAAATGGTCGTCCCGTCAATCCGCGTGCGTATGTGCGCTAGGTAATGAGTACGGTCGATTTCGACCGTACTCCGCTCGCTTCTTCCCCACTTCCCCAATATGCAACGACTTCTTCTCACGTTATTCTGCACTTTTCTGGCATTTTCTCACGCATCTGCGTCGCGCGCCGATGTCGGACAGATTATTGTCGCGGCGGCACGTCGCCAAATCGGGACGAGCTACACACAGCAGTATTTTTCGCTGAAGTATCCCAATGGCGATCCGCCGAAAAACGTCGGCGCTTGCACCGATGTTATCATCCGCGCATTACGACCCGCGGGATACGATTTACAGAAGCTGATTCACCAAGACATGAAGCGCAATTTTGCGTTGTATCCGCGCAAATGGGGCTTGCGCCGACCAGACCGCAACATCGATCATCGTCGCGTGCCCAATCAGCGCCGCTATTTCGAGCGGTTCGCGCAACGCGGCACGCTCAAAGCCGATAAAGCTTCGTGGTCGCAGTGGCGCGCGGGCGATATCGTGCAGTGGAAGTTAGCGAACAATCTCGACCACACCGGCATCGTTTCCAACCACCGCGCCGCCAATGGACGACCTTTGGTGATTCACAATCTCGGTGGTTGCCGCGAAGAAGACGCACTGACAACGTGGAAAATCGTAGCGCACTTTCGCTTTCCGCCTCGCTAGAAACAAAAAGAGTGCGGTCGAAATCGACCGCACTCTTTGCTATCGAATCTGCTGACGGATTATCCGCCCCAGGTCGCTTCAAAAC is a genomic window containing:
- a CDS encoding DUF1287 domain-containing protein, with product MQRLLLTLFCTFLAFSHASASRADVGQIIVAAARRQIGTSYTQQYFSLKYPNGDPPKNVGACTDVIIRALRPAGYDLQKLIHQDMKRNFALYPRKWGLRRPDRNIDHRRVPNQRRYFERFAQRGTLKADKASWSQWRAGDIVQWKLANNLDHTGIVSNHRAANGRPLVIHNLGGCREEDALTTWKIVAHFRFPPR
- a CDS encoding peptidoglycan DD-metalloendopeptidase family protein produces the protein MRRFLLSTTVVVCFALPARAGVLDDIRTSIGRLWGQKGTVQQKARAARAEASALNAKAGDLADELEATQRALQQSNEEYFSLWRQMKKTEARIVKSRHRVTIVTARYNARRARFGHRLAAMQQTGQMSYLQMFLGSRTLSDLTRRAQLYQTITENDAGLQAGLLRDKTELQEANATLQRQWHHRNSLQREAGRERRRIILAETRRSETLNKILRSRNAMLAYSQAQEQSSKEIEGMIGDLTSRRAEIIAQYDAQAAAERAARRERFVADDGPHYTERRVRRRRVTRRVRSVRYVRQSSGELKPMQVSQLKTFTVTEPVEDLGGHSADDGHDHSGWFRPVSGRMSSRYGMRYHPILRRRKMHTGQDIAAGQGTPFRAAREGRVLWSGWKKAYGNTVIIDHGDGTQSLYGHASKLGVRAGQPVRAGEYIGNVGSTGYSTGPHLHFEVRKNGRPVNPRAYVR